In the genome of bacterium, the window TCGATACGCTAGCCAATCAACAGGCGACGAGTGAGCGCAGTAAGCAGATTCGCTTTAATGAGAAGACCCTTCAATCCCTGGATCAGCTCTTGCCGGCACGTAGTCAACCTAGTGTGCCAACGGGTGGTCGCACCAACCCGTTTAATCCATAAGCTAGCTAAAACGATCCGGTTAGTTGGTAGAGCGGTCCGATGACAGAGATGATGATAAACCCAACTAGTGAGCCCATGATGATGAGCATCAAAGGCTCAATGACACTGGACAAATTCGCTACCAATGAACTAACTTCCTTGTCATAGAAGTCAGCAAGCTTTTCGAGAATCTTCTCAAGCTCGCCGGTCTCTTCACCGACTGCAATCATTTCGGGGACTATCGAAGGAAAGACGTGACTTGTACTTAGGGCATGGGCGAGTGTAGATCCGTTCTTGACCCCACGGCTCACGCGGTGCATCTCATCGTGGATGACTAGATTCGTAATTGAGTCGCCAACGACTTGCAGGGCTTCGAGCACTGGGATGCCCGAACCAAGCAATGATCCGAGCGTACGCGCAAAACGGGCAAGATTTATCTTGGTCAATATTGCGGAGAGCACAGGAATCTTCAGCTCCAGCGCGTGGACTTGCTTGCGTGCCTTGCTATTTGCCTTGATGTATCGAAAGCCAGCAATAGCAGCCACAACGAGACCTATCGCGATCATGAATCCATATCGCTGCGAAACCTTTGATATCTCGATCAGCAATTTCGTGTTCCATGGTAGATCTGTATTGATTTGATCAAAGACGGTAATTAGCTGCGGTACGACGACCGTCATAATAAAGGCAAACGAGAATATCATGACGCAGAAAATGAGACCCGGATAGACCATGGCTCCGCGGACTTTGCTGATTAGCTCTGCGTCTTTTTCCATCTGGTCAGCTAGGCGCTCGAGGACCTGATCAAGGATACCGCCAATCTCACCGGCATGCACCATAGATACATATATTGGCGTAAAAATCTTGGGGTATTTCGCAAGACTTTGTGAGAGTGTCTTACCGCCCTCGACGTCTTTGCTTATATGTGTGAGTGCTGTCTTGAGTATCGGGTTTTCAGTCTGTTTTTTAAGAACATTGATTGCTCGCACGATCGGAATGCCCGCGGAAATCATCGTGGCAAACTGGCGACTGAATAGAACCCGCTCGCGCATTGGCACTCCGCGCCTGATGTTCACTAAGTTTTTTGCGGCACGAATTTTGCCGGCAGACTCAATCGTGATGGGAGTTAAGTCCTTTGCAAATAGTCCATCTGCTACAGCCTTGCGAGACTCGGCTTCTTGTTCGCCGTCGAGTATGGCTCCACTGCGACTACGGGCTTGATAGCGAAAACGCTCCATTATAATTGTCCTGTCATTATTCGCGTGTGACGCGCATAATTTCTTCTATCGTAGTCAGCCCCTGCAAGGCTTTCGCAAAGCCGTCCTCTTGCATTGTGACCATGCCTTGCTTGACTGCCTGGGCTTGGATATCAGCTGAAGTGGCCTTGCTGGTGATGAGGTGAGCGATCTCGGTGGTAATATCGA includes:
- a CDS encoding type II secretion system F family protein translates to MERFRYQARSRSGAILDGEQEAESRKAVADGLFAKDLTPITIESAGKIRAAKNLVNIRRGVPMRERVLFSRQFATMISAGIPIVRAINVLKKQTENPILKTALTHISKDVEGGKTLSQSLAKYPKIFTPIYVSMVHAGEIGGILDQVLERLADQMEKDAELISKVRGAMVYPGLIFCVMIFSFAFIMTVVVPQLITVFDQINTDLPWNTKLLIEISKVSQRYGFMIAIGLVVAAIAGFRYIKANSKARKQVHALELKIPVLSAILTKINLARFARTLGSLLGSGIPVLEALQVVGDSITNLVIHDEMHRVSRGVKNGSTLAHALSTSHVFPSIVPEMIAVGEETGELEKILEKLADFYDKEVSSLVANLSSVIEPLMLIIMGSLVGFIIISVIGPLYQLTGSF